In Hippoglossus stenolepis isolate QCI-W04-F060 chromosome 13, HSTE1.2, whole genome shotgun sequence, a single genomic region encodes these proteins:
- the LOC118120161 gene encoding platelet glycoprotein Ib alpha chain isoform X3, which translates to MTSALMARVWLVFILAQHNNAERHRCARGRSTDQDEFHGGSVRQFRSVTDDLKDRRPPTLVRNFLTEFLTNKGGAIKQWKTSSTFMDISKLPDGDSGHELAYVDATGRLCPKLAACYPTLSKNVLRHHVRRAPQETDFFNMWSIDEIPVDPYDPDTTTSPPPPPQTPPPQTTPQTTVDPVTEDIDYVFNEFWGLPEIPDEPYIGVDIVIPVLTTTLAPATTTTAPATTTTLAPATTTTAPATTTTPTPTTTTTLAPLTTTNAATTTPDGPTTGTL; encoded by the exons ATGACGTCTGCACTGATGGCTCGGGTTTGGCTCGTCTTCATTCTAGCCCAGCACAACAACGCAGAGAGACACCGGTGCGCACGTGGGCGTTCGACCGACCAGGACGAGTTTCACGGCGGCAGCGTGAGGCAGTTTAGGTCGGTGACTGATGACCTGAAGGACCGTCGCCCCCCCACGTTGGTTCGGAATTTCctcacag aATTCTTGACCAACAAAGGAGGTGCAATTAAACAGTGGAAGACCTCCAGTACATTTATGGATATATCAAAGTTACCAGACGGG gacTCTGGCCATGAACTGGCATATGTGGATGCTACTGGGAGACTGTGCCCCAAGTTGGCAGCTTGTTACCCGACTTTGTCAAAAAATGTTCTTAGGCATCATGTGAGAAGGGCTCCACAAGAAACAGATTTCTTTAACATGTGGTCGATTGACGAAATACCTGTTGACCCATATGATCCGGACACGACGACGTCGC caccaccaccgccacagacaccaccaccacagacGACACCACAAACAACTGTTGATCCTGTTACTGAGGACATTGATTATGTCTTTAATGAATTTTGGGGACTTCCTGAAATTCCTGATGAGCCATACATTGGAGTAGATATAGTAATACCAGTGCTGACCACCACGCTGGCGCCGGCGACGACCACCACCGCGCCGGCTACCACCACTACGCTGGCGCCGGCGACGACCACCACTGCGCCGGCAACGACCACCACCCCCACTCCGACGACGACCACCACGCTTGCCCCCCTGACGACGACAAACGCTGCCACGACAACGCCTGATGGCCCCACCACGGGAACGCTATAG
- the LOC118120161 gene encoding mucin-2 isoform X1, with protein sequence MTSALMARVWLVFILAQHNNAERHRCARGRSTDQDEFHGGSVRQFRSVTDDLKDRRPPTLVRNFLTEFLTNKGGAIKQWKTSSTFMDISKLPDGDSGHELAYVDATGRLCPKLAACYPTLSKNVLRHHVRRAPQETDFFNMWSIDEIPVDPYDPDTTTSPPQTTPQTTVDPVTEDIDYVFNEFWGLPEIPDEPYIGVDIVIPVLTTTAPRRPPLAPATTTTPTPTTTTTPPQTPPPQTPPPPQTPPPQTTPQTTVDPVTEDIDYVFNEFWGLPEIPDEPYIGVDIVIPVLTTTLAPATTTTAPATTTTLAPATTTTAPATTTTPTPTTTTTLAPLTTTNAATTTPDGPTTGTL encoded by the exons ATGACGTCTGCACTGATGGCTCGGGTTTGGCTCGTCTTCATTCTAGCCCAGCACAACAACGCAGAGAGACACCGGTGCGCACGTGGGCGTTCGACCGACCAGGACGAGTTTCACGGCGGCAGCGTGAGGCAGTTTAGGTCGGTGACTGATGACCTGAAGGACCGTCGCCCCCCCACGTTGGTTCGGAATTTCctcacag aATTCTTGACCAACAAAGGAGGTGCAATTAAACAGTGGAAGACCTCCAGTACATTTATGGATATATCAAAGTTACCAGACGGG gacTCTGGCCATGAACTGGCATATGTGGATGCTACTGGGAGACTGTGCCCCAAGTTGGCAGCTTGTTACCCGACTTTGTCAAAAAATGTTCTTAGGCATCATGTGAGAAGGGCTCCACAAGAAACAGATTTCTTTAACATGTGGTCGATTGACGAAATACCTGTTGACCCATATGATCCGGACACGACGACGTCGCCACCACAGACGACACCACAAACAACTGTTGATCCTGTTACTGAGGACATTGATTATGTCTTTAATGAATTTTGGGGACTTCCTGAAATTCCTGATGAGCCATACATTGGAGTAGATATAGTAATACCAGTGCTGACCACCACCGCGCCGCGACGACCACCACTGGCGCCGGCAACGACCACCACCCCCACTCCGACGACGACCACCACGCCGCCACagacaccaccaccacagacaccaccaccgccacagacaccaccaccacagacGACACCACAAACAACTGTTGATCCTGTTACTGAGGACATTGATTATGTCTTTAATGAATTTTGGGGACTTCCTGAAATTCCTGATGAGCCATACATTGGAGTAGATATAGTAATACCAGTGCTGACCACCACGCTGGCGCCGGCGACGACCACCACCGCGCCGGCTACCACCACTACGCTGGCGCCGGCGACGACCACCACTGCGCCGGCAACGACCACCACCCCCACTCCGACGACGACCACCACGCTTGCCCCCCTGACGACGACAAACGCTGCCACGACAACGCCTGATGGCCCCACCACGGGAACGCTATAG
- the LOC118120161 gene encoding platelet glycoprotein Ib alpha chain isoform X2: MTSALMARVWLVFILAQHNNAERHRCARGRSTDQDEFHGGSVRQFRSVTDDLKDRRPPTLVRNFLTEFLTNKGGAIKQWKTSSTFMDISKLPDGDSGHELAYVDATGRLCPKLAACYPTLSKNVLRHHVRRAPQETDFFNMWSIDEIPVDPYDPDTTTSPPQTPPPPQTPPPQTTPQTTVDPVTEDIDYVFNEFWGLPEIPDEPYIGVDIVIPVLTTTLAPATTTTAPATTTTLAPATTTTAPATTTTPTPTTTTTLAPLTTTNAATTTPDGPTTGTL; this comes from the exons ATGACGTCTGCACTGATGGCTCGGGTTTGGCTCGTCTTCATTCTAGCCCAGCACAACAACGCAGAGAGACACCGGTGCGCACGTGGGCGTTCGACCGACCAGGACGAGTTTCACGGCGGCAGCGTGAGGCAGTTTAGGTCGGTGACTGATGACCTGAAGGACCGTCGCCCCCCCACGTTGGTTCGGAATTTCctcacag aATTCTTGACCAACAAAGGAGGTGCAATTAAACAGTGGAAGACCTCCAGTACATTTATGGATATATCAAAGTTACCAGACGGG gacTCTGGCCATGAACTGGCATATGTGGATGCTACTGGGAGACTGTGCCCCAAGTTGGCAGCTTGTTACCCGACTTTGTCAAAAAATGTTCTTAGGCATCATGTGAGAAGGGCTCCACAAGAAACAGATTTCTTTAACATGTGGTCGATTGACGAAATACCTGTTGACCCATATGATCCGGACACGACGACGTCG ccaccacagacaccaccaccgccacagacaccaccaccacagacGACACCACAAACAACTGTTGATCCTGTTACTGAGGACATTGATTATGTCTTTAATGAATTTTGGGGACTTCCTGAAATTCCTGATGAGCCATACATTGGAGTAGATATAGTAATACCAGTGCTGACCACCACGCTGGCGCCGGCGACGACCACCACCGCGCCGGCTACCACCACTACGCTGGCGCCGGCGACGACCACCACTGCGCCGGCAACGACCACCACCCCCACTCCGACGACGACCACCACGCTTGCCCCCCTGACGACGACAAACGCTGCCACGACAACGCCTGATGGCCCCACCACGGGAACGCTATAG